In a single window of the Euwallacea fornicatus isolate EFF26 chromosome 5, ASM4011564v1, whole genome shotgun sequence genome:
- the Cpsf5 gene encoding cleavage and polyadenylation specificity factor subunit 5, protein MAMNSSQVKAQHLQQQNNMAGPGGSGWPRRNSQNSTPTSTVAENKFTPITAVNRIIKLYPLTNYIFGTKEPLFERDPSVPARFQRMRDEFEKIGMRRSVEGVLLVHEHGLPHVLLLQLGTTFFKLPGGELNPGEDEVEGLKRLLTETLGRLDGVKQEWHIEDIIGNWWRPNFEPPQYPYIPPHITKPKEHKRLFLVQLHEKALFAVPKNYKLVAAPLFELYDNSQGYGPIISSLPQALCRFEFIYM, encoded by the exons ATGGCCATGAATTCGTCCCAGGTAAAAGCCCAACACTTACAACAACAGAATAACATGGCCGGACCCGGTGGCAGCGGTTGGCCCAGGAGAAACTCACAAAATTCCACTCCCACCAGCACCgtcgcagaaaataaattcactCCAATTACAGCAGTCAACCGAATAATCAAACT CTACCCTCTCACCAATTACATTTTTGGCACCAAAGAGCCACTTTTCGAGCGGGACCCCTCAGTACCTGCGAGGTTTCAGAGAATGAGAGACGAGTTTGAAAAGATTGGAATGAGGCGCAGTGTGGAAGGAGTGCTATTGGTGCATGAGCATGGGTTGCCTCACGTGCTGCTGTTGCAGCTCGGAACCACCTTTTTTAAGCTCCCAGGGGGCGAGTTGAACCCTGGAGAGGACGAGGTGGAGGGGCTGAAGAGGTTGTTAACCGAG ACCCTTGGCCGTCTCGACGGCGTCAAACAGGAGTGGCACATTGAAGACATCATAGGTAACTGGTGGCGCCCCAATTTCGAGCCGCCGCAGTACCCGTACATACCGCCGCACATCACCAAACCCAAGGAACATAAGCGCCTCTTTTTGGTCCAACTCCACGAAAAGG CGCTTTTTGCGGTGCCAAAAAACTACAAACTGGTGGCCGCTCCCTTATTCGAACTTTATGACAATTCGCAAGGTTACGGGCCGATAATCTCCTCCCTACCGCAGGCCTTGTGCCG attcGAGTTTATCTACATGTGA
- the LOC136339291 gene encoding uncharacterized protein isoform X3, translating into MCWVVPWFEYVTLLVISEFQSYLSIMSGDSPMHNNRTADAFDFASPNQPVRPQLLDPKSLSNAEPVATTSKDAAVQSGPPDEKGAKGEVQASVLVEPGGKDENGDFGSSTWLNGCDNTVEGENNVERRNNKDNDGDYHGKDKKDKFRKNGNIDRLDGVWVPKEEKQKEEQEDNCIVKCLYVTMTCCECSIM; encoded by the exons ATGTGTTGGGTAGTGCCGTGGTTCGAATACGTGACTCTTCTGGTCATCTCGGAATTCCAAAGCTACCT GTCTATAATGTCCGGAGACAGTCCGATGCACAACAATCGGACGGCAGATGCATTCGATTTTGCCTCTCCTAATCAGCCGGTTCGACCTCAACTTCTGGATCCTAAATCGTTGTCCAATGCAGAGCCGGTGGCAACCACCAGCAAAGATGCTGCAGTCCAAAGTGGTCCTCCAGATGAAAAAGGGGCCAAAGGCGAAGTTCAGGCCTCCGTCCTCGTGGAACCTGGAGGTAAGGACGAGAATGGGGATTTTGGGTCATCTACATGGTTAAATGGCTGCGACAATACCGTCGAGGGGGAGAACAATGTGGAAAGGAGGAACAATAAGGACAACGACGGAGATTACCACg gAAAGGACAAAAAGGACAAATTCAGGAAAAACGGCAACATTGACCGGCTGGATGGGGTGTGGGTGCCTAAGGAAGAAAAGCAAAAGGAAGAACAGGAGGACAATTGCATAGTGAAGTGTCTGTACGTCACGATGACGTGTTGTGAATGTTCCATTATGTGA
- the LOC136339291 gene encoding uncharacterized protein isoform X2 — protein sequence MHNSKRLVAICCSLNDNNMIFSSVQYYERSIMSGDSPMHNNRTADAFDFASPNQPVRPQLLDPKSLSNAEPVATTSKDAAVQSGPPDEKGAKGEVQASVLVEPGGKDENGDFGSSTWLNGCDNTVEGENNVERRNNKDNDGDYHGKDKKDKFRKNGNIDRLDGVWVPKEEKQKEEQEDNCIVKCLYVTMTCCECSIM from the exons ATGCATAACAGCAAAAGATTAGTCGCCATTTGTTGTTCTTTAAACGATAAtaatatgatattttcaaGTGTGCAGTACTACGAGAG GTCTATAATGTCCGGAGACAGTCCGATGCACAACAATCGGACGGCAGATGCATTCGATTTTGCCTCTCCTAATCAGCCGGTTCGACCTCAACTTCTGGATCCTAAATCGTTGTCCAATGCAGAGCCGGTGGCAACCACCAGCAAAGATGCTGCAGTCCAAAGTGGTCCTCCAGATGAAAAAGGGGCCAAAGGCGAAGTTCAGGCCTCCGTCCTCGTGGAACCTGGAGGTAAGGACGAGAATGGGGATTTTGGGTCATCTACATGGTTAAATGGCTGCGACAATACCGTCGAGGGGGAGAACAATGTGGAAAGGAGGAACAATAAGGACAACGACGGAGATTACCACg gAAAGGACAAAAAGGACAAATTCAGGAAAAACGGCAACATTGACCGGCTGGATGGGGTGTGGGTGCCTAAGGAAGAAAAGCAAAAGGAAGAACAGGAGGACAATTGCATAGTGAAGTGTCTGTACGTCACGATGACGTGTTGTGAATGTTCCATTATGTGA
- the LOC136339291 gene encoding uncharacterized protein isoform X1, producing the protein MNANKQKIKHGAHQRGVKLFFFGRPQGQKHKHKKNKYYVSHLDGDSSHDEGSIMSGDSPMHNNRTADAFDFASPNQPVRPQLLDPKSLSNAEPVATTSKDAAVQSGPPDEKGAKGEVQASVLVEPGGKDENGDFGSSTWLNGCDNTVEGENNVERRNNKDNDGDYHGKDKKDKFRKNGNIDRLDGVWVPKEEKQKEEQEDNCIVKCLYVTMTCCECSIM; encoded by the exons ATGAATGCAAATAAGCAGAAGATTAAGCACGGCGCACACCAACGCGGGGTGAAACTATTCTTCTTCGGGAGACCGCAAGGGCAGAAGCACAAGCACAAAAAGAATAAGTACTACGTGAGCCATCTTGACGGGGATTCTTCGCACGATGAAGG GTCTATAATGTCCGGAGACAGTCCGATGCACAACAATCGGACGGCAGATGCATTCGATTTTGCCTCTCCTAATCAGCCGGTTCGACCTCAACTTCTGGATCCTAAATCGTTGTCCAATGCAGAGCCGGTGGCAACCACCAGCAAAGATGCTGCAGTCCAAAGTGGTCCTCCAGATGAAAAAGGGGCCAAAGGCGAAGTTCAGGCCTCCGTCCTCGTGGAACCTGGAGGTAAGGACGAGAATGGGGATTTTGGGTCATCTACATGGTTAAATGGCTGCGACAATACCGTCGAGGGGGAGAACAATGTGGAAAGGAGGAACAATAAGGACAACGACGGAGATTACCACg gAAAGGACAAAAAGGACAAATTCAGGAAAAACGGCAACATTGACCGGCTGGATGGGGTGTGGGTGCCTAAGGAAGAAAAGCAAAAGGAAGAACAGGAGGACAATTGCATAGTGAAGTGTCTGTACGTCACGATGACGTGTTGTGAATGTTCCATTATGTGA
- the LOC136339291 gene encoding uncharacterized protein isoform X5: protein MDGYDFDYIDRSIMSGDSPMHNNRTADAFDFASPNQPVRPQLLDPKSLSNAEPVATTSKDAAVQSGPPDEKGAKGEVQASVLVEPGGKDENGDFGSSTWLNGCDNTVEGENNVERRNNKDNDGDYHGKDKKDKFRKNGNIDRLDGVWVPKEEKQKEEQEDNCIVKCLYVTMTCCECSIM from the exons ATGGACGGATACGACTTTGATTACATAGACAG GTCTATAATGTCCGGAGACAGTCCGATGCACAACAATCGGACGGCAGATGCATTCGATTTTGCCTCTCCTAATCAGCCGGTTCGACCTCAACTTCTGGATCCTAAATCGTTGTCCAATGCAGAGCCGGTGGCAACCACCAGCAAAGATGCTGCAGTCCAAAGTGGTCCTCCAGATGAAAAAGGGGCCAAAGGCGAAGTTCAGGCCTCCGTCCTCGTGGAACCTGGAGGTAAGGACGAGAATGGGGATTTTGGGTCATCTACATGGTTAAATGGCTGCGACAATACCGTCGAGGGGGAGAACAATGTGGAAAGGAGGAACAATAAGGACAACGACGGAGATTACCACg gAAAGGACAAAAAGGACAAATTCAGGAAAAACGGCAACATTGACCGGCTGGATGGGGTGTGGGTGCCTAAGGAAGAAAAGCAAAAGGAAGAACAGGAGGACAATTGCATAGTGAAGTGTCTGTACGTCACGATGACGTGTTGTGAATGTTCCATTATGTGA
- the LOC136339291 gene encoding uncharacterized protein isoform X4 codes for MGAVNLVVDSKVCHFRVPTSIMSGDSPMHNNRTADAFDFASPNQPVRPQLLDPKSLSNAEPVATTSKDAAVQSGPPDEKGAKGEVQASVLVEPGGKDENGDFGSSTWLNGCDNTVEGENNVERRNNKDNDGDYHGKDKKDKFRKNGNIDRLDGVWVPKEEKQKEEQEDNCIVKCLYVTMTCCECSIM; via the exons ATGGGTGCCGTTAACTTAGTGGTGGATTCCAAAGTGTGTCACTTCAGAGTGCCCAC GTCTATAATGTCCGGAGACAGTCCGATGCACAACAATCGGACGGCAGATGCATTCGATTTTGCCTCTCCTAATCAGCCGGTTCGACCTCAACTTCTGGATCCTAAATCGTTGTCCAATGCAGAGCCGGTGGCAACCACCAGCAAAGATGCTGCAGTCCAAAGTGGTCCTCCAGATGAAAAAGGGGCCAAAGGCGAAGTTCAGGCCTCCGTCCTCGTGGAACCTGGAGGTAAGGACGAGAATGGGGATTTTGGGTCATCTACATGGTTAAATGGCTGCGACAATACCGTCGAGGGGGAGAACAATGTGGAAAGGAGGAACAATAAGGACAACGACGGAGATTACCACg gAAAGGACAAAAAGGACAAATTCAGGAAAAACGGCAACATTGACCGGCTGGATGGGGTGTGGGTGCCTAAGGAAGAAAAGCAAAAGGAAGAACAGGAGGACAATTGCATAGTGAAGTGTCTGTACGTCACGATGACGTGTTGTGAATGTTCCATTATGTGA